Within the Opitutaceae bacterium TAV5 genome, the region GAGGGCAGGGAGGTGTCGAAGGGGTATCTGGTGCGGCTGCTCGCGACGAACCCGGCGCTGAAGGAGCGGGAGCGTGAGACAGGGGGGCCGGGGGAGCGGGTGTGCGTGGCGCATGTCCCGGTGATGAAGGCGGGGATGAGGAGCCGGGTCTGGGTGCATGCGCATCTGGCGGTGGATACGTACGGGGGAATGGCGGTGGCGGAGCTTTACCGGGAGGCCACGACGGATGCGGCGGTGGATTTCCTGCACGAGCGGGTGCTGCCGTTTTACCGGGGGGAGGGGGTAACGCTGGCGTGCGTGGAGACGAGCCGGAGCCATGTGTACAGCGGAGACCGGAGGGAACATTTTTCCGGGGTGTACCCGCAGTGTTTGCGGGTACTGGGGATAAGGCACGAGGTGAGGGGGAGGGCGGAGGCGACGATGAACGGGTATATGGAAAAATTCGGGAAGGCGTTCACGGGCGGCTTTGTGGAGCCGCTGCGGCAGCGGCGGGGGCGGCAAGCAAGGGGGTATGGCCTCAGCCTGCCGGCGGAGGCGCTGGCCCGGCTGCGGGGAGAACTGGCAGAGTGGCTGCGCCACTACAACGAAGAGACGCCGCAGGAAGGCTACCGGAACGCGGGGCTGACACCGCGGGCCTTCTGGCAGAAGGCGGGGAAACACTCACCGCTCGACGCCGGCATTCTCCGGTGAGCGCATCGGGAAACGGAGCCGTGGCACGTAACAAAAAAGGAAACTTTGGAGAAATTTTGTTCTCCATAAATATTATTAATCCGCAAACATTCGTGTCGACAGATGTTTATGAAAATAAATGGGGAGGATACAGGGTTTTGCCTACTTCCCTCTATTGGCGAAAATCAGATAGCATGTGGTGTTTTACGAAAAAAATCGAGCCACATGCATACCGCCACGCCGTCGTCATCCCCTGAGCGGAAACGCCACACGCCGGACAGAAAACACCCGATCCCGGATTTTTTATCCATGACTACAAAAACGAAAACCAAACACGGCAGCCTGCTACGGCGAGCCCTGCCCCTCCTCGTGCTGGCGCTGTCTGTTTCCACCCCCGCCGGAGCCTGGACCCAGTGGAAAAACCCTGACCGCGGCAACTGGGACGACCCCGCCAACTGGAGCAATGGCGTGCCCGGACCTGCCGAAGACAACGTGAATATCTCCATGGGCACCGCCGTCATGACGAACCAAACCGTCACCACCCTCAAGGTTGAGGGTTCCGTTTGTCTTGGCGTGAGTGGCGGTCTGGAACTCCATAACTCCACCCTGAACGCTTATGGCCTGCACACCTTTTCGGGAGGCACGATCACGCTCTACTCCGGGTCCGTGCTGAATACGGATATTCTCCAGGTCAGCGAATATGGCGGAGGGACGTTTTCCCTGCTGGGGTCATCCAGTCTGCGTGCCTCCGATAAATTCCAGCAAAATCAGGAAGGCATCCTCACGCTCGATCTGACCGGCTGGCGCGGCAGCACCGCTGCCCTCATCACAGCGGAAACGACCCTCCTGAACGGCGGCACGCTCAACCTGCTCTCGCTGGAAAGCCTCCGGCAGGACGACAGGCTGGTGCTGATCGACAGCAGCAAGCTCAACACGGGCCACTGGCAGACGCTGAAGATCGGTGACGAGGTGCAAACCTTGACTAGTACAGGCGAATACACCTGGCAGTTCGCCTACGATGGCGGGCAGTATCAACTCGATTATAACTACGGCACGTATGACGTAACCCTCTCCGTCCTCATGGCGCCGCGCTCCATTTCCGTGCCCGAGCCCGCCACGTATGCGGCGGTGGCCGGTCTGGCGCTGCTGGCCCTTGCCGCCGTGCGCCGTTATCGCGGCGTGCGCAGAGGTGCATGATTGCGCCCCTGGTCCGGGGAACCCCGGCGGCCACCAGGGCTCCGGAACCGGTCCGTTTTACCTGGCAAGCGCCAGGGCGAGGCCGGGAAGCGGAAGTGTGAACAGTTTTGTCGGGTTCATGATGTTATTTTTGTTCAACCCCCGGTCATCATCCCTGAAAATTGAACAGAAGGTAACGAAGAGAACGAAGAACAACCAAGGACGCTTACCGTTTATTCTTTTTTAACTTTACTGGAATAAATAATACCAGCGTCCCGAATGTTTTTGATTTTACACCAGGGCCGCAAAGGACGCGAAGAAGGTAACCGGCAATCCTTTGCGCTCTTTGCGGCCTTGGTGTAAAAACCTGAAGGCCTTGGGGCTTTGATATAAGTTATTGGTAGAAATCTTCTTTGTTTTACCTTCGTTGCCTTTGTTACCTTCTGTTCAAAAATGTCTTTTTATACCAGTGTCCCGAATGTTTTTGATTTTACACCAGGGCCGCAAAGGACGCGAAGAAGGTAACTGGCAATCCTTTGCGCTCTTCGCGGCCTTGGTGTAAAAATCTGAAGGCTGTGGGGCTTTGATATAAGTTATTGGTAAAAATCTTCTTTGTTTTACCTTCGTTGCCTTTGTTACCTTCTGTTCAAAAATGTCTTTTTAGATCCTCCCTGAAGGGGACTCCTGAAAAAACAGATTTTCACCACAGAGGCACAAAGACACAAAGTTTCACGGAACAGGGAAAAATAACTCGTTTTTAAATTGATAGATACAAAATATAAAAAATCTCTTCGTCCGGTTTTCTCTGTGTCTTTGTGTCTCTGTGGTTAATTTTCAGGAGTCCCCTTAACATTAAACGAGATGCCGGCTGGCGGGATTCCATGAACCGGACAGACTGTTTCCCGTGCTTTCGTTGAGCGTTCAATGTCAAGGGGGGGATTTGAAATCCCGTTTCCCAATCCGGCAAACCAACCGCGAATCGGGGAAAAGCCGGGGGGAGGCTGTCTACCACAACTGCCTTCCCCCCGATCCGGGAGTCCCCGGACATGCCATCGACTCTTGGAAATCCCATGGCACGATTCGAGTATGCCTGTTTTTTTCGGGGAAATCCAGCCGGGTAAAACCCTGTAACTTTTGTAAGTCGTTGGCTGATTGTTTCATATAGTGGGTTTAAATCTTCTGTCCGGAGCGAGACAGGGGCGAACGTTATCACACCGGGATGATTTTACCGCCAAACTCCCAACCGCTGCCGGTTTGGTTCCCGCTTTTCGGGTTTCCTCGTCACCTCCTGGTGTGAATATTATTTTTTTCGCATATAGCTATATTCAAAAAAGTTAAAAAAGATACAGGGTTTTCCCCGACTTATGCTCTCCGGGAAAATCCGGCAAAGTATGCCGTTTTATGCCGACCACTGCCACCGTCGCCAATTCGTGCACCGCCCGCCTTCCGGCAGGCGTATTTTCCGGTGAGCAAGCCGGGGGCGCCCGGCACGCAAGACAACACGCCGGGGAAGCGACCGGTAAGCAACTTTTCCCCCGGGACGAAGAGGTGAGGGATACGGGGAAGGAATGGAACCGGAACATAGGAAGTCAGGCCGCATTCCTTCCCCGCCTGTTCGGTCCCGGGGGAAATCATCCTGCCCCTCCACCCTTCGCAATTTGCAATCGACCACGATGAACACCCGTAGACAAAAAATCGAACCGATCGACAGCCAGAAGCTGCTGGCATTTTATACGCTGGCG harbors:
- a CDS encoding transposase ISSod13 is translated as MTSSSPTTSPSPVVTAPAPAAPAAAEKSRGGRSVTPTAPVVVAALVSLVREAPELCHEEISARLEREYGVRLPKAAMARLLQRHGLRIEGVPGGSGRLAEMEAALLEGREVSKGYLVRLLATNPALKERERETGGPGERVCVAHVPVMKAGMRSRVWVHAHLAVDTYGGMAVAELYREATTDAAVDFLHERVLPFYRGEGVTLACVETSRSHVYSGDRREHFSGVYPQCLRVLGIRHEVRGRAEATMNGYMEKFGKAFTGGFVEPLRQRRGRQARGYGLSLPAEALARLRGELAEWLRHYNEETPQEGYRNAGLTPRAFWQKAGKHSPLDAGILR
- a CDS encoding anchor protein; translated protein: MTTKTKTKHGSLLRRALPLLVLALSVSTPAGAWTQWKNPDRGNWDDPANWSNGVPGPAEDNVNISMGTAVMTNQTVTTLKVEGSVCLGVSGGLELHNSTLNAYGLHTFSGGTITLYSGSVLNTDILQVSEYGGGTFSLLGSSSLRASDKFQQNQEGILTLDLTGWRGSTAALITAETTLLNGGTLNLLSLESLRQDDRLVLIDSSKLNTGHWQTLKIGDEVQTLTSTGEYTWQFAYDGGQYQLDYNYGTYDVTLSVLMAPRSISVPEPATYAAVAGLALLALAAVRRYRGVRRGA